Proteins from a single region of Sphaerochaeta globosa str. Buddy:
- the gyrB gene encoding DNA topoisomerase (ATP-hydrolyzing) subunit B: MSEGSFVNGTFQPSLHRDGVMMESASHSYSAGSIQVLKGLEAVRKRPGMYIGSTGIEGLHHLVYEVVDNSIDEAMAGYCSDIQVFLDLDSEGREICTVEDNGRGIPVELHPTEKKSSLEIALTQLHAGGKFDKNSYKVSGGLHGVGVSCVNALSIWMEVTVYRDGGVYRQQYSCGIPQTEVVRIGDTDRSGTVVSFAPDYSIMEQNAFNYEVLVSRFRELSFLNKGVSITITDRRGDETHSQAFQSEGGISQFVSYLNEFKRVLVDPPISIEGEKDSIKVEIALQYNDKYDEKVLSYVNNINTREGGTHLTGFRTGLSRVINTQLQKNTKLLKKYEEKLEQSDISEGLTAVVSVKVPEPQFEGQTKMKLGNSAVTGVVFSLVYEKLGNYFDEFPAQTEVILEKIINAALGRIAARKAREQIRKKSEGGGLPGKLADCSEKDPAKCEVFIVEGDSAGGSAKQGRDRKFQAILALWGKMLNVEKAQEYKVLGNDKLQPVIATIGAGLTRYNNMGKDEDFDHDVNFDVSKVRYHKVIIMADADVDGSHIRTLLLTFFFRYMRPLIEAGYVYFAMPPLYKITIGKKVQYAYDEEARVRILQENNIADPSKVAIQRYKGLGEMNPEQLWETTMNPETRLISQIKLHDAEEADRVFSMLMGEEVEPRRAFIDANAVYVSNLDV, translated from the coding sequence ATGAGTGAAGGGAGCTTTGTCAATGGAACGTTCCAACCATCCTTGCACCGCGATGGTGTGATGATGGAGAGCGCTTCTCATAGCTATTCTGCTGGGAGCATCCAGGTTCTCAAGGGTCTTGAGGCTGTTAGGAAGCGACCTGGTATGTACATAGGTTCGACAGGCATCGAAGGGTTGCATCACCTTGTTTACGAAGTGGTCGACAACAGTATCGATGAAGCAATGGCCGGTTACTGTTCGGATATCCAGGTGTTTCTTGACCTGGATTCTGAAGGAAGGGAAATCTGTACCGTTGAGGACAATGGACGGGGTATTCCCGTTGAGCTTCATCCGACCGAGAAGAAAAGTTCACTGGAGATTGCTCTTACCCAGCTGCATGCCGGTGGAAAATTCGATAAGAATTCCTACAAGGTATCCGGTGGATTGCATGGTGTAGGTGTATCCTGCGTCAACGCTCTCTCCATTTGGATGGAAGTTACCGTCTATCGTGATGGCGGAGTCTATCGCCAACAATACAGCTGCGGTATTCCCCAAACTGAAGTGGTTCGCATCGGAGATACCGATAGGTCGGGGACGGTTGTCAGCTTTGCTCCCGATTACAGCATCATGGAACAGAATGCTTTCAACTACGAAGTGCTGGTAAGCCGGTTCCGTGAGCTTTCTTTCTTGAATAAAGGGGTTTCCATAACCATTACAGATCGCAGAGGTGATGAAACTCACAGTCAGGCCTTCCAGTCGGAAGGTGGAATTAGCCAGTTTGTAAGCTATCTGAACGAATTCAAGCGAGTTCTTGTTGACCCTCCCATTTCCATCGAGGGTGAGAAGGACTCAATTAAGGTTGAGATTGCGCTTCAGTACAATGACAAGTACGACGAGAAAGTGCTCAGCTACGTCAACAACATCAATACCCGCGAGGGTGGTACCCACCTTACCGGTTTCCGAACTGGTTTGAGCAGGGTCATCAACACCCAGCTGCAGAAGAACACCAAGTTGCTGAAAAAATATGAGGAGAAGCTCGAGCAGAGTGATATCTCCGAGGGTTTGACAGCGGTTGTTTCAGTCAAGGTACCCGAACCTCAGTTTGAGGGTCAGACCAAGATGAAGCTGGGTAACTCTGCGGTTACCGGTGTAGTATTCTCACTTGTGTATGAAAAGCTGGGCAACTATTTCGATGAGTTCCCCGCCCAGACCGAAGTGATTCTGGAAAAAATCATCAATGCAGCGCTTGGTCGTATTGCAGCACGTAAAGCTCGTGAGCAGATCCGCAAGAAGAGTGAAGGCGGCGGTCTTCCCGGCAAGCTTGCCGACTGTTCTGAAAAGGATCCTGCCAAGTGCGAAGTATTCATTGTTGAGGGAGACTCTGCAGGCGGTTCTGCCAAACAGGGACGCGATCGAAAGTTCCAAGCAATTCTTGCCCTATGGGGAAAAATGCTCAATGTCGAAAAGGCGCAGGAGTACAAGGTACTCGGCAACGATAAGTTGCAGCCGGTTATCGCCACCATTGGAGCAGGCTTGACCCGATACAACAATATGGGTAAAGACGAAGATTTTGATCATGATGTAAACTTCGATGTCAGCAAGGTCCGGTATCACAAGGTCATCATCATGGCGGATGCCGACGTCGACGGTTCGCACATCAGGACGCTGTTGCTCACCTTCTTCTTCAGGTATATGAGGCCCTTGATTGAAGCTGGGTATGTATACTTTGCCATGCCTCCTTTGTATAAGATTACCATCGGTAAGAAAGTACAGTATGCCTATGATGAAGAGGCACGGGTGAGGATTCTTCAGGAAAACAATATTGCCGACCCTTCAAAGGTCGCCATTCAGCGGTACAAAGGTCTTGGTGAAATGAATCCCGAACAACTTTGGGAGACAACAATGAACCCCGAGACCCGCTTGATCAGCCAGATTAAACTCCATGATGCCGAAGAGGCAGATCGGGTGTTCTCCATGCTGATGGGCGAAGAAGTAGAGCCCCGAAGGGCCTTCATCGACGCAAATGCCGTCTATGTATCGAATCTGGATGTCTAG